The following are encoded in a window of Oncorhynchus keta strain PuntledgeMale-10-30-2019 chromosome 10, Oket_V2, whole genome shotgun sequence genomic DNA:
- the LOC118388528 gene encoding MICOS complex subunit MIC10-like: MANEHGQKWDRCLADSAVKIATGLGVGIVFSVLFFKRRTWPVAFGSGVGLGMGYSNCQQDFRSPYQLHGHRVKEP; this comes from the exons ATGGCAAATGAACACGGACAGAAGTGGGACCGATGCTTAGCTGATAGCGCTGTGAAGATAG CAACCGGCCTTGGCGTGGGGATTGTGTTCTCAGTCCTCTTCTTCAAAC GGCGCACTTGGCCGGTGGCATTTGGTTCAGGTGTGGGGCTGGGCATGGGCTACTCCAACTGCCAGCAGGACTTCAGGTCACCTTACCAGCTCCATGGTCACAGGGTAAAG GAACCGTAG
- the capzb gene encoding F-actin-capping protein subunit beta isoform X1 yields MNDQQLDCALDLMRRLPPQQIEKNLSDLIDLVPSLCEDLLSSVDQPLKIARDKVVGKDYLLCDYNRDGDSYRSPWSNKYEPPIDDGAMPSARLRKLEVEANNAFDQYRDLYFEGGVSSVYLWDLDHGFAGVILIKKAGDGSKKIKGCWDSIHVVEVQEKSSGRTAHYKLTSTVMLWLQTTKTGSGTMNLGGSLTRQMEKDETVGESSPHIANIGRLVEDMENKIRSTLNEIYFGKTKDIVNGLRSIDSLPDNQKYRQLQKELSQVLTQRQIFID; encoded by the exons ATG AATGACCAGCAGCTGGATTGTGCTCTGGACCTGATGAGGCGTCTGCCTCCCCAGCAGATCGAGAAGAACCTCAGTGACCTCATCGACTTG gtgccCAGTCTATGTGAGGACCTGCTCTCCTCTGTGGACCAGCCTCTGAAGATCGCCCGGGACAAAGTGGTGGGCAAAGACTACCTGCTCTGTGACTACAACAGAGATGGGGACTCCTACAG ATCCCCGTGGAGTAATAAGTATGAGCCTCCCATCGACGATGGTGCCATGCCATCTGCCCGCCTGCGCAAGCTAGAGGTCGAGGCCAACAACGCTTTCGACCAGTACAGAGACCT GTATTTTGAGGGCGGTGTTTCCTCTGTATACCTGTGGGACTTGGATCATGGCTTCGCCGGGGTCATCCTCATCAAGAAGGCTGGAGACGGCTCCAAGAAGATCAAAGGCTGCTGGGACTCCATCCATGTGGTGGAGGTGCAGGAGAAGTCCAGCGGACGGACCGCTCACTACAAACTCACCTCCACTGTCATGCTGTGGCTTCAGACGACCAAGACCGGGTCCGGAACCATGAACCTGGGTGGCAGTCTGACAAGACAG ATGGAGAAAGACGAGACCGTTGGAGAGTCCTCCCCACACATTGCCAACATTGGCCGCCTGGTGGAG GATATGGAGAATAAGATTCGCTCCACTCTCAATGAGATCTACTTTGGGAAGACCAAGGACATCGTCAATGGCTTGAG ATCTATTGACTCTTTGCCTGATAACCAAAAGTACCGGCAGCTCCAGAAGGAGCTGTCTCAGGTCCTCACCCAGCGCCAGATCTTCATTGACTAG
- the capzb gene encoding F-actin-capping protein subunit beta isoform X2, protein MNDQQLDCALDLMRRLPPQQIEKNLSDLIDLVPSLCEDLLSSVDQPLKIARDKVVGKDYLLCDYNRDGDSYRSPWSNKYEPPIDDGAMPSARLRKLEVEANNAFDQYRDLYFEGGVSSVYLWDLDHGFAGVILIKKAGDGSKKIKGCWDSIHVVEVQEKSSGRTAHYKLTSTVMLWLQTTKTGSGTMNLGGSLTRQMEKDETVGESSPHIANIGRLVEDMENKIRSTLNEIYFGKTKDIVNGLRSVQTLADKSKQEALKNDLMLALKRKQQS, encoded by the exons ATG AATGACCAGCAGCTGGATTGTGCTCTGGACCTGATGAGGCGTCTGCCTCCCCAGCAGATCGAGAAGAACCTCAGTGACCTCATCGACTTG gtgccCAGTCTATGTGAGGACCTGCTCTCCTCTGTGGACCAGCCTCTGAAGATCGCCCGGGACAAAGTGGTGGGCAAAGACTACCTGCTCTGTGACTACAACAGAGATGGGGACTCCTACAG ATCCCCGTGGAGTAATAAGTATGAGCCTCCCATCGACGATGGTGCCATGCCATCTGCCCGCCTGCGCAAGCTAGAGGTCGAGGCCAACAACGCTTTCGACCAGTACAGAGACCT GTATTTTGAGGGCGGTGTTTCCTCTGTATACCTGTGGGACTTGGATCATGGCTTCGCCGGGGTCATCCTCATCAAGAAGGCTGGAGACGGCTCCAAGAAGATCAAAGGCTGCTGGGACTCCATCCATGTGGTGGAGGTGCAGGAGAAGTCCAGCGGACGGACCGCTCACTACAAACTCACCTCCACTGTCATGCTGTGGCTTCAGACGACCAAGACCGGGTCCGGAACCATGAACCTGGGTGGCAGTCTGACAAGACAG ATGGAGAAAGACGAGACCGTTGGAGAGTCCTCCCCACACATTGCCAACATTGGCCGCCTGGTGGAG GATATGGAGAATAAGATTCGCTCCACTCTCAATGAGATCTACTTTGGGAAGACCAAGGACATCGTCAATGGCTTGAG GAGTGTTCAGACCCTGGCTGACAAATCGAAGCAGGAGGCTCTGAAGAACGACCTGATGTTGGCACTTAAACGCAAACAGCAAAGCTAG